From a single Nakaseomyces glabratus chromosome H, complete sequence genomic region:
- the PYP1 gene encoding putative phosphoric monoester hydrolase (CAGL0H03641g~Ortholog(s) have cytosol, nucleus localization): MVKAVIFTDFDGTVTKQDSNDYLTDTLGFGKEERLKVFEGVLDDTKSFRQGFSEMLESIKTPFPECIEILENKIELDSGFKDTFHWALENNVPVVVVSSGMKPIIKDLLTKMVGEDSIHKLDIESNEVEIKDNKEWRIIYKDESPFGHDKSRTINAYKKKFEADLKDGEERPVYFYCGDGVSDLSAAKECDLLFAKRGKDLVTYCKRQNVPFHEFDSFSDILARMKEVLAGEKTVTELMQN; the protein is encoded by the coding sequence ATGGTTAAAGCTGTTATTTTCACTGATTTTGATGGTACTGTCACCAAGCAGGACTCTAACGATTATTTGACCGATACTCTAGGTTTCGGTAAGGAAGAGAGATTGAAGGTCTTCGAAGGTGTTTTGGATGACACCAAGTCCTTCAGACAAGGTTTCTCCGAGATGTTGGAGTCCATCAAGACACCATTCCCAGAATGTATTGAaattcttgagaacaagaTTGAACTGGATTCTGGTTTCAAGGACACCTTCCATTGGGCCCTAGAGAACAATGTCCCAGTTGTTGTTGTATCCAGTGGTATGAAGCCAATCATCAAGGATCTTTTGACTAAGATGGTCGGCGAGGACTCCATTCACAAGTTGGATATTGAATCCAACGAGGTTGAAATTAAGGACAACAAGGAATGGAGAATTATCTACAAGGATGAGTCCCCATTTGGTCACGACAAATCTAGAACCATCAACGCttacaagaagaagtttgAGGCTGACTTGAAGGACGGCGAGGAAAGGCCTGTATACTTCTACTGTGGTGACGGTGTATCTGACCTAAGTGCTGCTAAGGAATGTGATCTTTTGTTCGCCAAGAGAGGTAAGGACTTGGTCACTTACTGTAAGAGACAAAATGTTCCTTTCCATGAATTTGACAGTTTCTCTGACATTTTGGCTAGAATGAAGGAAGTTCTAGCAGGTGAAAAGACCGTTACCGAGCTAATGCAAAACTGA
- the LST8 gene encoding TOR complex subunit LST8 (CAGL0H03729g~Ortholog(s) have protein kinase activator activity) yields the protein MSVLLVSAGYDHTIRFWEALTGVCLRTIQHPDSQVNRLEITNDKKLLAAAGHQNIRLYDIKTSNSNPVASFEGHRGNVTSVSFQQDNKWMVTSSEDGTIKVWDIRSPSVPRNYKHNAPVNEVVIHPNQGELISCDRDGNIRIWDLGENQCTHQLTPEDDVPLQSLSVASDGSMLVAANNKGNCYVWEMPNHTDASNLKPATKFKAHPSYITRVLLSSDVKHMATCSADHTARIWSVEDNFNLESTLDGHQRWVWDCAFSADSAYLVTASSDHYVRLWDLSTRDIIRQYGGHHKGAVCVALNDV from the coding sequence ATGTCTGTTTTGCTGGTTTCTGCTGGGTATGACCACACTATAAGGTTCTGGGAAGCACTCACCGGTGTGTGTCTGCGGACTATACAGCACCCTGACTCGCAGGTGAACAGGCTGGAGATCACAAACGACAAGAAGCTGTTGGCTGCTGCTGGGCATCAGAACATCAGGCTCTATGACATAAAGACGAGCAACTCCAACCCTGTGGCGTCTTTCGAAGGGCACAGAGGGAATGTGACCTCGGTTTCCTTCCAGCAGGATAACAAGTGGATGGTGACTTCGAGTGAGGACGGTACTATCAAAGTATGGGATATACGATCGCCGTCTGTGCCCCGCAACTACAAGCACAACGCGCCCGTGAACGAGGTGGTCATCCACCCGAACCAAGGTGAACTAATATCCTGCGATCGCGACGGGAACATAAGGATATGGGACCTAGGGGAGAACCAATGCACCCACCAACTCACACCAGAGGACGATGTGCCCTTGCAGTCGCTGTCTGTGGCTAGTGACGGGTCGATGCTGGTGGCCGCTAATAATAAAGGTAACTGCTACGTTTGGGAAATGCCAAACCACACAGACGCTTCGAACTTGAAGCCCGCAACTAAGTTCAAGGCGCATCCTTCTTACATTACGAGGGTGCTGCTTTCCTCTGATGTCAAACACATGGCGACGTGCAGCGCTGACCATACGGCAAGGATATGGTCCGTGGAAGACAACTTCAACCTGGAATCCACACTAGATGGCCACCAGAGATGGGTATGGGATTGCGCTTTCAGTGCAGACAGCGCCTACCTAGTCACTGCATCATCTGATCACTACGTGAGGTTGTGGGATCTCTCAACAAGAGATATAATTAGACAATACGGTGGCCACCACAAAGGTGCCGTTTGTGTCGCGCTCAATGATGTATGA
- the CBF5 gene encoding pseudouridine synthase CBF5 (CAGL0H03685g~Ortholog(s) have role in anisotropic cell growth, conidium formation, endocytosis, establishment of cell polarity and cytosol localization), translated as MSEEHIIKPETTSPSTNASEWPLLLKDYDKLLVRSGHYTPIPAGSSPLKRDLKSYISSGVINLDKPSNPSSHEVVAWIKRILRCEKTGHSGTLDPKVTGCLIVCIDRATRLVKSQQGAGKEYVCIVRLHDALKDEKDLGRSLENLTGALFQRPPLISAVKRQLRVRTIYDSNLIEFDNKRNLGVFWASCEAGTYMRTLCVHLGMLLGVGGHMQELRRVRSGALSENDNMVTLHDVLDAQWVFDNTRDESYLRKIIQPLETLLVGYKRIVVKDSAVNAVCYGAKLMIPGLLRYEEGIELYDEVVLMTTKGEAIAVAIAQMSTVDLATCDHGVVATVKRCIMERDLYPRRWGLGPIAQKKKQLKADGKLDKYGRVNESTPEDWKKSYVPLDKSEASESSSDAKKVEEQVKEEVEEPKKEEKEDEKEDEEPKKEKKEKKEKKEKKEKKEKKEKKEKKEKKRKAEDEGEEKKKKKSKK; from the coding sequence ATGTCTGAAGAGCATATTATCAAGCCAGAGACTACCAGTCCATCTACCAATGCCAGTGAATGGCCATTGTTGTTGAAGGACTACGACAAGCTATTGGTTAGAAGTGGTCATTACACTCCTATTCCAGCTGGTAGTTCACCATTGAAAAGGGACTTGAAGTCCTACATTAGTTCAGGTGTTATTAACTTGGACAAGCCATCTAACCCATCTTCCCATGAAGTTGTTGCATGGATTAAGCGTATCTTGCGTTGTGAAAAGACAGGTCACTCTGGTACTTTGGATCCAAAGGTTACCGGTTGTTTGATTGTCTGTATCGACAGAGCCACCAGATTGGTTAAGTCCCAACAAGGTGCCGGTAAGGAGTATGTGTGTATCGTTAGATTGCATGATGCTTTGAAAGACGAGAAGGACCTAGGTCGTTCTTTGGAGAACCTGACTGGTGCTCTTTTCCAAAGACCACCTTTGATTTCTGCTGTTAAGAGACAGCTTCGTGTCCGTACTATATATGACTCTAACTTGATTGAGTTCGATAACAAGAGAAACTTGGGTGTTTTCTGGGCCTCCTGTGAAGCTGGTACTTATATGCGTACTTTGTGTGTTCACTTGGGTATGCTACTAGGTGTCGGTGGTCACATGCAAGAACTGCGTAGAGTTAGATCCGGTGCTCTATCAGAAAACGATAACATGGTCACCCTACATGATGTTCTTGATGCCCAATGGGTTTTCGACAACACCAGAGATGAATCTTACCTAAGAAAGATCATTCAACCACTAGAGACTCTATTGGTCGGCTACAAGAGAATTGTTGTCAAGGACTCCGCTGTCAATGCTGTTTGTTACGGTGCCAAGCTAATGATTCCAGGTTTGTTGCGTTACGAAGAAGGTATTGAACTATACGATGAAGTTGTCTTGATGACCACTAAGGGTGAAGCCATTGCTGTTGCCATTGCTCAAATGTCTACTGTCGACTTGGCTACATGTGACCACGGTGTTGTCGCTACTGTTAAGAGATGTATAATGGAGAGAGATCTATATCCAAGAAGATGGGGTCTTGGTCCAATTgctcaaaagaagaagcaattGAAGGCTGATGGTAAGTTGGACAAATACGGTAGAGTCAATGAAAGCACACCAGAAGACTGGAAGAAATCATACGTCCCACTGGACAAGAGCGAAGCTTCTGAAAGCTCATCTGATGCCAAGAAGGTTGAAGAACAAGTAAaggaagaagttgaagagcCAAAGAAGGAAGAGAAGGAAGACGAGAAGGAAGACGAAGAACcaaagaaggagaagaaggaaaagaaggagaagaaggagaagaaagaaaagaaggagaagaaggagaagaaggagaagaaagaaaagaagagaaaggCTGAGGATGAAGgtgaagagaagaagaagaagaagtctAAGAAATAA
- a CDS encoding uncharacterized protein (CAGL0H03619g~Ortholog of S. cerevisiae : YNL011C, C. albicans SC5314 : C7_01230C_A, C. dubliniensis CD36 : Cd36_71090, C. parapsilosis CDC317 : CPAR2_300420 and Candida tenuis NRRL Y-1498 : CANTEDRAFT_111980) — MKVVVFSGGTATNSLTPCFNELSINQGEDLTYVLPISDNGGSTSEILRVLGGPAVGDIRSRIVRLIEDPALTKLFGYRLPQDTQAAKDEWNKIVEGTHIIWKNIPVESRDMARPFLINVQSELLKKSKNSNPFHFGKASIGNFFLTGVRLFLGSVDASIELMMRIGRANTHLNVIPCINTNHTHHISALLTNGEVITGQSQISHPSKPQEPQDKVEAKKNNENISEETLSSNRGSSVSITKDKFVQLLENNDESSSLNQDTTDSVEESGNTWTDINDTEEEEFANPIYILPALKESQINFDKMDDCTLPAPIKRILYINPYGEEIRPVGNPRAVAEIKQADMLVYSIGSLMTSLLPIIILGNIADVISETKSMKKVLLINNKYDRETFFLSGISYIKMVVDSMRRAIEVYRTSKDPSKTERKSIHINWNDLITDVVYLSEGEIKFNEDQLNMKGIRCHEVKGKQMENEILTNILQKIHKL, encoded by the coding sequence ATGAAAGTTGTTGTATTTTCAGGAGGCACTGCAACCAACTCACTCACGCCTTGCTTTAATGAATTGTCAATAAACCAAGGCGAGGACCTGACGTATGTACTACCCATCTCTGATAATGGTGGGTCTACAAGCGAGATCTTAAGGGTATTGGGTGGTCCCGCTGTTGGTGATATAAGGTCCAGGATCGTCAGATTGATCGAAGACCCAGCACTAACAAAGCTATTTGGATACAGACTGCCACAAGACACACAAGCTGCGAAGGACGAATGGAACAAGATTGTTGAAGGTACGCACATTATATGGAAAAACATTCCTGTAGAGTCTAGAGACATGGCTAGAccatttttgataaatgtCCAGTCAGAACTACTCAAGAAGAGTAAGAACTCAAATCCATTCCATTTTGGGAAAGCTTCTATTGGAAATTTCTTTCTAACAGGTGTGAGGTTGTTTTTAGGTTCAGTTGATGCATCCATAGAGTTAATGATGAGAATTGGAAGGGCGAATACTCACCTAAATGTCATCCCCTGTATTAACACAAATCATACACACCATATTTCAGCGCTTCTTACCAATGGTGAAGTAATAACGGGACAGTCGCAGATTAGTCACCCTTCTAAACCACAAGAGCCACAGGATAAAGTAGAggcaaagaaaaacaacGAAAATATTTCTGAAGAGACTCTATCATCGAACAGAGGCTCCTCAGTTTCTATCACAAAGGATAAATTTGTACAATTACTCgaaaataatgatgaaTCAAGCTCTTTAAACCAAGACACAACTGACTCCGTTGAAGAGTCAGGAAACACTTGGACAGATATAAATGATacagaagaggaagaattTGCAAAtcctatatatattctacCAGCATTGAAGGAATCTCAGATAAACTTTGATAAGATGGATGATTGCACTTTACCGGCCCCgataaaaagaattttatatataaatccTTATGGAGAAGAAATAAGACCAGTTGGTAACCCAAGAGCTGTTGCAGAAATTAAACAAGCTGACATGCTGGTGTACTCAATTGGTTCTTTAATGACTAGTTTACTACCCATCATTATATTGGGTAATATCGCTGATGTTATTTCAGAGACAAAAAGTATGAAAAAAGTGCTCTTGataaataacaaatatgATAGAGAGACTTTTTTTCTGTCTGGAATTTCATACATTAAGATGGTAGTTGACTCTATGCGCCGTGCGATTGAAGTTTACCGCACTTCGAAAGATCCCAGTAAAACAGAACGGAAATCAATCCACATTAATTGGAATGATCTGATCACTGATGTTGTGTATTTATCTGAAGGTGAGattaaatttaatgaagATCAGTTAAATATGAAAGGTATTAGATGCCACGAAGTGAAAGGTAAACAAATGGAAAATGAAATTCTGACCAATATATTGCAGAAAATACATAAATTATAA
- the SSP120 gene encoding nucleobindin SSP120 (CAGL0H03597g~Ortholog(s) have Golgi apparatus, endoplasmic reticulum localization), which produces MKFSRSVFALLAVLVSANADVKAKDDVNVEVEKPPNGMSWEEWHMDHEHELKKYTPEQFFALHDVKKKGYWDENDILGLYGLNRDEVIGAGDGMGEHDNSEKIDETTAKNVVKFIMKLLDVNDDTRILRDEYLEFARRGKKLPDLGVGVGHHSDFEREYEIHHWNKYHKDKDVNVKNVHKEDIEHELLHHEHDIEHQEKIQRGAARGTVITDDQLEARIELKNIPSRFKNGYF; this is translated from the coding sequence ATGAAGTTTAGCAGATCTGTATTTGCGCTGCTCGCTGTCTTAGTGTCGGCTAATGCTGACGTCAAGGCTAAGGATGATGTAAATGTCGAAGTTGAGAAGCCACCAAATGGCATGTCCTGGGAAGAATGGCATATGGACCATGAACACGAGCTTAAGAAATATACGCCTGAGCAGTTTTTTGCTCTTCATGATGTTAAGAAGAAGGGTTACTGGGATGAGAACGATATTCTGGGTCTATATGGTCTTAACCGTGACGAAGTTATTGGTGCAGGTGACGGTATGGGAGAGCATGATAATTCTGAAAAGATAGATGAGACCACCGCTAAGAATGTGGTCAAGTTCATAATGAAGTTACTTGATGTTAATGATGACACTAGGATTCTGAGAGATGAATACCTGGAATTTGCTAGGAGGGGTAAGAAGCTTCCTGATTTGGGTGTTGGTGTGGGTCATCATTCAGATTTCGAACGTGAATACGAAATCCATCACTGGAATAAGTACCACAAGGATAAGGATGTAAATGTCAAGAATGTCCATAAGGAAGATATTGAGCATGAACTATTACACCATGAGCACGATATTGAACACCAGGAAAAGATACAAAGAGGTGCTGCTAGGGGAACTGTTATTACTGATGATCAATTGGAAGCTAGaattgaattgaaaaatatccCATCTAGATTCAAGAACGGTTACTTTTAA
- the IDP3 gene encoding isocitrate dehydrogenase (NADP(+)) IDP3 (CAGL0H03663g~Ortholog(s) have isocitrate dehydrogenase (NADP+) activity, role in fatty acid beta-oxidation and mitochondrion, peroxisomal importomer complex, peroxisome localization), whose product MAGKIKVKNPIVEMDGDEMTRVIWGMVKDKLIYPYLDVDLKYYDLSIQHRDETEDRVTVDAAEATLKHGVAIKCATITPDEARMKEFHLKKMWKSPNGTIRNILGGTVFREPIIIPRIPRIVPTWNKPIIIGRHAFGDQYKASDAVIKEPGKLELVFTPASGQGNPKTIKVYDYKSPGVALAMYNTDESITGFARASFELAIKRKLPLFFTTKNTILKKYDGRFKDIFQKMYDEDYKGKFKELGISYEHRLIDDMVAQMIKSKGGFIIAMKNYDGDVQSDIVAQGFGSLGLMTSTLLTPDGKIFESEAAHGTVTRHYRQYQKGKETSTNSIATIFAWSQGIIHRGKVDQTPDVRLFGEILERSTIDTVQIDGIMTKDLALILGKTERKDYASTEEFIDAVARRLKREFNSHFNKPSKL is encoded by the coding sequence ATGGCAGGGAAGATCAAAGTTAAGAATCCCATTGTGGAGATGGATGGGGATGAGATGACGAGGGTTATCTGGGGGATGGTGAAGGATAAATTGATATATCCATATTTAGATGTTGATTTGAAGTACTACGATCTGTCTATTCAGCACAGAGATGAAACTGAGGATAGAGTTACTGTAGATGCTGCAGAGGCCACCTTGAAGCATGGGGTAGCAATTAAATGTGCCACTATAACGCCGGATGAAGCAAGGATGAAGGAATTCCATTTAAAGAAGATGTGGAAATCTCCAAATGGTACCATAAGAAATATCCTAGGTGGTACAGTTTTTAGGGAACCGATAATTATCCCACGTATACCTAGAATTGTTCCTACATGGAATAAGCCCATAATTATTGGAAGGCATGCGTTTGGGGATCAATATAAAGCATCAGATGCAGTCATCAAAGAGCCAGGGAAATTAGAGCTAGTCTTCACTCCTGCATCAGGTCAGGGCAATCCCAAGACAATTAAAGTCTATGATTATAAATCCCCCGGCGTAGCGCTAGCGATGTACAACACTGACGAATCAATAACAGGATTTGCAAGAGCTTCGTTTGAGCTAGCCATAAAGAGGAAATTACCATTGTTTTTCACTACTAAAAATACTATACTGAAGAAATATGACGGTAGGTTTAAAGATATCTTCCAAAAGATGTACGATGAAGATTACAAGGGTAAATTCAAGGAACTAGGTATAAGTTATGAGCACAGGCTTATTGATGATATGGTTGCGCAAATGATTAAATCCAAAGGTGGGTTTATCATTGCCATGAAAAACTATGACGGGGATGTTCAATCTGATATAGTAGCCCAAGGTTTCGGATCACTTGGCTTAATGACATCGACATTATTGACTCCAGATGGTAAGATCTTCGAAAGCGAAGCTGCACATGGCACAGTAACTAGGCATTACAGGCAGTATCAAAAGGGCAAAGAGACCTCGACAAACTCAATTGCTACAATCTTTGCTTGGTCCCAAGGTATAATCCACAGAGGCAAAGTGGACCAGACACCTGATGTTAGACTATTTGGAGAGATCCTAGAGAGGTCTACAATTGACACTGTCCAGATAGACGGTATCATGACTAAAGACCTAGCTCTAATTCTCGGAAAGACTGAGAGAAAGGACTACGCAAGCACAGAAGAGTTCATAGACGCTGTTGCAAGAAGACTCAAGCGTGAGTTCAATTCCCATTTCAACAAGCCATCGAAACTATAA
- the SIS1 gene encoding type II HSP40 co-chaperone SIS1 (CAGL0H03707g~Ortholog(s) have misfolded protein binding activity and role in misfolded protein transport, nuclear protein quality control by the ubiquitin-proteasome system, protein folding, tRNA import into nucleus, translational initiation): protein MVKETKLYDLLGISPSANEQEIKKGYRKAALKYHPDKPTGDTEKFKEISEAFEILSDPQKREVYDQYGLEAARNGGPAFGGAGGFRGGGFSSAGGAHAFSNDDAFNIFSQFFGGSSPFGAADDGFSYSSFGGMPGGMGGMHGGMGGGMHGGMGGGMGGMGGMPGGFRSASSPQPEEEVVPVNLSVSLEDLYTGKKKTFMIGRKGPNGAPEKTQVDIQLKPGWKAGTKITYKNYGDYNPATGRRKTLQFIIQEKKHPFFTRDGNDLIYTLPLTFKESLLGFNKTIQTIDGRTLPVSRIQPIQPSEKSTYPGQGMPIPKTPGQRGDMIVNYKVDYPISLTDKQRQAIDENF from the coding sequence ATGGTTAAAGAGACAAAGTTATATGATCTATTGGGTATATCCCCAAGTGCCAATGAGCAAGAGATTAAGAAAGGTTACAGGAAGGCTGCGTTGAAGTACCATCCAGACAAGCCTACTGGTGACACTGAGAAGTTCAAGGAGATTTCCGAGGCGTTTGAGATCCTGAGCGATCCGCAGAAAAGAGAGGTCTACGACCAGTACGGGCTCGAGGCCGCCAGAAACGGTGGTCCTGCGTTCGGGGGAGCCGGTGGGTTCCGAGGTGGTGGGTTCAGCAGCGCTGGCGGTGCGCACGCCTTCAGCAACGACGACGCGTTCAACATCTTCTCGCAGTTCTTCGGTGGGAGCTCGCCGTTTGGTGCCGCCGACGATGGCTTCAGCTACAGTTCGTTCGGAGGCATGCCTGGCGGTATGGGTGGCATGCACGGAGGCATGGGCGGTGGAATGCACGGCGGCATGGGCGGCGGCATGGGTGGCATGGGTGGTATGCCAGGCGGGTTCAGGTCTGCCTCTAGCCCACAGCCTGAGGAAGAAGTCGTCCCAGTTAACTTGTCCGTGAGCTTGGAAGACCTGTACActggtaagaagaagacctTCATGATCGGTAGAAAGGGCCCTAATGGTGCTCCAGAGAAGACCCAGGTCGATATCCAGTTGAAACCAGGCTGGAAAGCTGGTACAAAGATTACCTACAAGAACTACGGTGACTATAACCCTGCCACTGGCCGCAGAAAGACTTTGCAGTTTATCATCCAGGAAAAGAAGCATCCATTTTTCACTCGTGACGGTAACGACCTGATATACACACTGCCATTGACATTCAAGGAGTCTCTACTCGGTTTCAATAAGACTATTCAAACTATCGACGGTAGAACACTGCCTGTATCAAGAATCCAACCTATTCAACCATCTGAGAAATCTACCTACCCAGGCCAAGGTATGCCTATTCCAAAAACTCCAGGTCAAAGAGGTGACATGATCGTGAATTACAAGGTCGACTACCCTATCTCCTTGACAGATAAACAAAGACAGGCCATCGACGAGAACTTCTAA
- the SPO1 gene encoding putative carboxylic ester hydrolase (CAGL0H03575g~Ortholog(s) have role in spindle pole body duplication, spore membrane bending pathway and endoplasmic reticulum, fungal-type vacuole, nucleus, prospore membrane localization), which produces MLVVFLLAVASALTVPYEVACPEYSLVRNGTMGLCHKELHYLSKKSRLKHVQLDEILARTQVGANSSVVHRYLPRVAIALSGGGYRSMLLSTGFLRGLDAMGLYHYSDYIAGISGGSWSVMDLVVNKFQLGKLISGWDLSTSMLPGMPDVDIGDDDTDFISDMHLDHLLQPNIATQKRSLFKRDNVVPSPLLKIKQILFPNNTLASENLFEKLSKFKNALQFYIDLHLHIRSKRINGFPISFTDYWAQALVQNIKYRQLPTHLTYSKSVRTSNYFKNYLVPIPIIVANCRNGFLKNVIFEFTPWEFGSWEQVLGLFVNIEYLGSRIINGVSHQCYKGLDDLGFIAATSSSIFNNALIYVWKLASKSSKDAIAAVKTVLAVFGLGTTKFESALQTSSQITAALDTDYAVYRHNPFYKYSNIKNELAQNDYLYLVDGGEDGENIPIRTLVPRNVDMIMIMDSSSDKKNYANGDKLKIVLNQMKEKEGIYYRYPTKIVTSQKRPTIIGCKPPRTSDTKLAPILVYYPNSERSSTQVTNTSTFKMIYTSEEQQLLIDHGYTLVTGHGEHDYQKCMACILVKRSYDQASIIPPKQCSICYSKYCDS; this is translated from the coding sequence ATGTTGGTGGTTTTTCTACTTGCTGTGGCAAGTGCCCTGACCGTGCCCTATGAAGTGGCCTGTCCCGAGTATTCGCTTGTGAGAAATGGTACCATGGGCCTGTGCCACAAGGAGCTGCATTACTTGAGCAAGAAGTCTCGTTTGAAACACGTACAGCTGGATGAGATACTCGCGCGTACCCAGGTCGGCGCTAATTCATCGGTGGTGCACAGATATTTGCCCCGGGTAGCAATTGCTTTATCTGGGGGTGGTTACAGGTCAATGCTGCTAAGTACAGGGTTCTTACGAGGTCTGGACGCTATGGGGCTCTACCACTACTCGGATTATATTGCAGGCATATCTGGCGGGAGCTGGTCGGTGATGGACCTGGTGGTAAACAAATTCCAACTTGGTAAATTAATTTCCGGTTGGGACTTATCTACGTCGATGCTTCCAGGTATGCCCGACGTGGACATAGGTGATGATGACACTGATTTCATATCAGATATGCATCTGGATCACTTGTTGCAACCAAATATAGCCACGCAAAAGAGAAGCCTGTTCAAGAGAGACAACGTAGTTCCTTCCCCTTTGCTAAAGATAAAACAGATACTGTTCCCGAATAATACACTCGCATCAGAAAACTTATTTGAGAAGCTTAGTAAGTTCAAAAACGCCTTGCAATTTTACATCGACTTGCATTTGCATATAAGATCTAAGAGGATCAATGGGTTCCCTATCTCGTTCACGGACTATTGGGCTCAGGCATTGGTgcaaaacataaaatatcGGCAATTACCAACCCACTTGACATACAGCAAATCTGTCAGGACCAgcaattatttcaaaaattacTTGGTACCAATTCCAATTATAGTGGCTAATTGTAGAAATGGCTTTTTAAAAAATGTCATATTCGAATTTACTCCATGGGAGTTTGGTTCCTGGGAACAGGTATTGGGTCTCTTTGTTAATATAGAGTATCTGGGTTCCCGAATTATAAATGGCGTCTCTCATCAATGTTACAAAGGCCTAGACGATCTGGGTTTCATCGCTGCCACATCGTCTTCGATATTCAATAATGCATTGATCTATGTGTGGAAACTAGcttcaaaatcttcaaaGGATGCTATCGCTGCTGTAAAAACCGTTCTGGCAGTTTTTGGGTTAGGCACAACAAAATTTGAGTCTGCTCTTCAAACTTCATCTCAGATTACTGCAGCTTTGGACACAGACTATGCGGTTTACCGCCATAACCCATTTTATAAATACagtaatataaaaaatgaattagCACAAAATGATTACTTGTATCTAGTTGATGGCGGTGAAGATGGTGAAAACATTCCCATCAGAACACTGGTCCCAAGAAATGTCGACATGATTATGATCATGGATTCAAGTTCTGACAAGAAAAACTATGCCAATGGAGATAAGTTAAAGATAGTCCTGAATCAAatgaaggaaaaagaagGAATTTACTACAGGTATCCAACCAAGATTGTAACTAGTCAAAAGAGGCCCACTATCATTGGTTGTAAACCACCAAGAACCTCAGACACAAAACTTGCACCAATCCTAGTATATTACCCAAACAGTGAAAGATCATCCACCCAGGTAACAAACACATCAACTTTCAAGATGATATACACCTCAGAAGAACAGCAGCTTCTGATAGACCATGGGTACACCCTTGTGACAGGCCATGGAGAACATGACTACCAGAAATGCATGGCGTGCATACTTGTCAAACGATCTTATGACCAAGCATCTATAATACCACCAAAGCAATGCAGCATTTGCTACAGTAAGTATTGCGATAGTTAG